One genomic region from Actinocatenispora thailandica encodes:
- a CDS encoding winged helix-turn-helix transcriptional regulator, whose translation MTRPVCTRFHAAIELIGARWTGAILRAVFTDAHRYHEIKAAVPGVSDTMLAQRLRAMESDGLLTRQVDTGTPVRVEYHLTEMGRDLAPVIDAIIDWSHRWIPVPAGGDPD comes from the coding sequence GTGACGCGGCCCGTCTGCACCCGGTTCCACGCGGCGATCGAGCTGATCGGTGCCCGGTGGACCGGCGCGATCCTGCGCGCCGTGTTCACCGACGCCCACCGGTACCACGAGATCAAGGCGGCGGTGCCCGGCGTCTCGGACACCATGCTCGCCCAACGGCTGCGCGCGATGGAGTCCGACGGGCTGCTCACCCGGCAGGTCGACACCGGCACCCCGGTCCGGGTCGAGTACCACCTGACCGAGATGGGCCGCGACCTCGCCCCGGTGATCGACGCCATCATCGACTGGTCGCACCGGTGGATCCCGGTCCCCGCCGGCGGCGACCCGGACTGA